Below is a genomic region from Ailuropoda melanoleuca isolate Jingjing unplaced genomic scaffold, ASM200744v2 unplaced-scaffold13591, whole genome shotgun sequence.
ctggtgAACATCCAGACACAGAGCAAAGTCATCACCTATGCAGGCTGCATCACCCAGATgtgtttttttatggtttttggagGTATGGACACTTTTCTCCTCACTGCGATGGCCTATGACCggtttgtggccatctgtcacccttTGCACTACCCAGTCATCATGAacccccagctctgtggcctcCTGGTTCTCATGTCCGGGTTCATTAGCTTGTCATACTCTCTGATCCAGATTCTGTTGATGTTACGGCTATCCTTCTGCACCAACTGGGTAATTCCACACTTTTACTGTGAACTTGCTAAGGCCCTCACGCTTGCCTGCTCAGACACATTGGTCAACCATATCCTTCTATATATGGTAACTAGTCTTCTTGGCATTGTTCCCTTCTCTGGGATCCTTTTTTCCTATACCCGAATTGCCTCCTCAATCTTGAGAATCCCATCAACTAATGGGAAGTATAAGGCATTTTCTACCTGTGCATCTCACCTGTGTGTGGTTTCTTTATTCTATGGGACAGGGCTTGGTGTGTATCTCAGTTCTGATGCACCTTCCTGGAGGGGCATGATTGCCTCAGTGATGTACACCATGGTCACCCCAATGCTGAACCCCTTCGTCTACAGCCTACGGAACAGGGACATCAAGAAAGCTCTACAAAAAGTTTTGGGGAGAACACTATGTTCAGTGATAGGAGCTCTAGCCCTGGGTTTCTGAGCTGACAGGGATAGCAGCAGTTGGCTAAAGAAATCCTACCTCT
It encodes:
- the LOC117797776 gene encoding LOW QUALITY PROTEIN: olfactory receptor 7D4-like (The sequence of the model RefSeq protein was modified relative to this genomic sequence to represent the inferred CDS: deleted 1 base in 1 codon), with the protein product MEPRNQTSVSEFLLLGFSQDSVHQPLLFGLFLSMYLVTVLGNLFIILAVSSDSHLHXPMYFFLSNLSFADICFTSTTVPKMLVNIQTQSKVITYAGCITQMCFFMVFGGMDTFLLTAMAYDRFVAICHPLHYPVIMNPQLCGLLVLMSGFISLSYSLIQILLMLRLSFCTNWVIPHFYCELAKALTLACSDTLVNHILLYMVTSLLGIVPFSGILFSYTRIASSILRIPSTNGKYKAFSTCASHLCVVSLFYGTGLGVYLSSDAPSWRGMIASVMYTMVTPMLNPFVYSLRNRDIKKALQKVLGRTLCSVIGALALGF